From a region of the Nerophis lumbriciformis linkage group LG06, RoL_Nlum_v2.1, whole genome shotgun sequence genome:
- the irf8 gene encoding interferon regulatory factor 8: protein MSNSGGRRLKQWLVEQIQSTHYSGLLWEDESHTMFRIPWKHAGKQDYNQEVDASIFKAWAVFKGKFKDGDKAEPATWKTRLRCALNKSPDFEEVTEKSQLDISEPYKVYRIVPEDEQKHGRSSVMLALAASSSSGDMIDMDCSPADIEGLIKDEEGCRFQASPEYWPQTSVSTFSLHQDPLPSGTLSSAFSQMMIYFYYGGKLMSNTLVTHPEGCRISPCQQHPGRGAPYSSDSMQSVYFPPPGLIEYERQRHVTHKLLGHLERGLLLRANQEGIFIKRLCQSRVFWSGMADAGSHYSSVPCKLERDAVVKIFDTGRFLQALQQHQDGQIPAPDPTVTLCFGEELHDLNTAKNKLIVVQITVVKCQQLLEAVNSRRTQTYCANMELCEDFSAEQMARLYQDLCSYGSPQRSGCYRENVPITA from the exons ATGTCAAACTCGGGAGGTCGGAGACTGAAGCAGTGGCTGGTGGAGCAGATCCAGAGTACGCACTACTCCGGACTCCTCTGGGAGGATGAAAGTCACACCATGTTCCGAATTCCATGGAAGCACGCTGGGAAACAGGATTACAACCAAGAAGTAGACGCATCCATCTTTAAG GCATGGGCCGTGTTTAAAGGCAAATTTAAGGATGGTGACAAGGCAGAACCAGCAACTTGGAAGACCAGGCTGCGTTGTGCACTCAATAAAAGTCCTGACTTTGAGGAGGTGACAGAAAAGTCTCAGCTAGACATCTCTGAGCCATACAAAGTCTACCGAATCGTACCTGAAGACGAGCAGAAAC ATGGAAGAAGCTCTGTGATGTTGGCACTGGCTGCCAGCAGCAGCTCTGGCGACATGATCGACATGGACTGCAGCCCTGCAGACATCGAGGGGCTCATTAAAGAT gAAGAAGGCTGCAGGTTTCAGGCCAGCCCAGAGTACTGGCCCCAGACTAGTGTCAGCA CCTTCTCGCTGCATCAGGACCCATTACCCTCTGGCACACTCAGCTCAG CCTTCTCCCAGATGATGATCTACTTCTACTATGGAGGCAAGCTGATGAGCAACACGCTGGTAACACATCCCGAAGGCTGTCGCATCTCGCCGTGCCAGCAGCACCCGGGCCGCGGCGCCCCCTACAGCTCAGACAGCATGCAGAGCGTTTATTTCCCGCCGCCGGGGCTCATCGAGTACGAACGCCAGCGCCACGTGACCCACAAGCTCCTGGGCCACTTGGAGCGAGGGCTGCTGCTGCGGGCCAACCAGGAGGGCATCTTCATCAAGAGGTTGTGCCAGAGCAGAGTGTTCTGGAGCGGAATGGCCGACGCGGGCTCGCATTACAGCTCCGTGCCTTGTAAACTGGAGAGGGATGCGGTGGTGAAGATTTTCGACACTGGGAGGTTCCTTCAAG CGCTGCAGCAGCACCAGGACGGTCAGATTCCCGCTCCCGATCCGACTGTGACTTTGTGCTTTGGGGAGGAGCTTCATGACCTCAACACCGCCAAGAACAAGCTGATCGTTGTGCAG ATCACGGTGGTGAAGTGCCAACAGCTGCTGGAGGCCGTCAACTCGCGGCGCACTCAGACGTACTGCGCCAACATGGAGCTGTGTGAGGACTTCTCGGCGGAGCAGATGGCACGCCTTTACCAGGACCTGTGTAGCTACGGCAGTCCTCAAAGGTCCGGCTGCTACAGAGAAAACGTGCCCATCACGGCCTGA